A section of the Bacilli bacterium genome encodes:
- the fni gene encoding type 2 isopentenyl-diphosphate Delta-isomerase, whose translation MAGESEDLLKKRKAEHISIVLNEQVSGANITSGLERYRFWHNALPELDFTAIDTSTVFFGKKLRFPLLVSSMTGGAELSAEINKRLATTAERRGWAMGLGSMRAVLEHAELRHTYIVRRYAPSIPLFANLGAVQLNYGYGVDECRKAVEMIEADGLILHLNSLQEVFQPEGDTNFSGLLGKIEKVAHALAVPVGVKEVGWGISGAVARRLADAGVSFIDVAGAGGTSWALVEKYRAHDGLRREAADAFAGWGIPTAESLIEVRAAVPHIPVIASGGIASGVEAAKAIALGASLAGFGRSLLADAVSSAEALDERFARAEFELKAAMFGIGAGTIAELAETDALRKCT comes from the coding sequence ATGGCCGGAGAATCCGAAGACCTGTTAAAAAAACGCAAGGCGGAACATATATCCATCGTGCTAAACGAACAGGTGTCAGGCGCCAACATCACCAGCGGGCTGGAGCGCTATCGGTTTTGGCATAACGCGCTGCCCGAACTGGATTTTACGGCGATTGACACTTCCACGGTATTTTTCGGAAAAAAGCTGCGCTTCCCATTGCTGGTCAGTTCCATGACCGGCGGGGCGGAGCTTTCCGCGGAGATCAACAAGCGCCTCGCCACAACGGCCGAGCGGCGAGGCTGGGCCATGGGATTAGGCTCGATGCGCGCGGTGCTGGAACATGCGGAGTTGCGACACACATACATTGTGCGCCGGTATGCTCCGTCAATCCCCTTGTTCGCCAATTTGGGAGCAGTGCAGCTGAATTACGGCTACGGGGTGGATGAATGCCGCAAAGCGGTGGAAATGATCGAAGCGGACGGCCTCATTTTGCATCTCAACAGTTTGCAGGAAGTGTTTCAGCCGGAGGGCGATACGAATTTTTCCGGGCTGCTTGGGAAGATAGAGAAAGTCGCCCACGCGCTTGCGGTTCCCGTCGGAGTGAAAGAAGTCGGGTGGGGCATCAGCGGTGCGGTGGCACGCAGGCTTGCCGACGCCGGCGTTTCTTTCATCGACGTCGCAGGCGCCGGCGGAACTTCCTGGGCGCTGGTGGAGAAATACCGCGCGCACGACGGGTTGCGGCGCGAAGCCGCCGACGCCTTTGCCGGTTGGGGCATACCGACGGCGGAAAGCCTCATCGAGGTGAGGGCGGCCGTGCCGCACATTCCGGTTATTGCGAGCGGCGGCATCGCAAGCGGCGTCGAAGCGGCCAAAGCGATCGCCCTGGGCGCGAGTTTGGCCGGCTTCGGCCGATCATTGCTTGCCGACGCCGTCTCGTCGGCGGAAGCGCTCGACGAACGGTTCGCCCGCGCGGAATTCGAACTGAAGGCCGCGATGTTCGGCATCGGCGCGGGAACGATCGCGGAGTTGGCCGAAACAGACGCGTTGCGGAAGTGTACATAG
- a CDS encoding LTA synthase family protein — MPLKWKPFLTSPFFAFFLIMLIKLYFARLIIFQDSNLFQSALVELPSLFIVFSLIEWLAHKGKVLIYIVVDFVITAVYFAAIMYNKYFGVVVTYRALQQANQVMEVKPSVMQLLHPYFLFIFTDIVLLFALLVFVKPMRRWGKNAIRVRPLAASVILCVSLALSLFNVTAHANIVNDIKRAEKMGLINYEVYTIFADMHQDYLDPATITRAAIEQEKGIAGENSRNYWAVAQGRHLLVLQIEALQNFPLGLKVGGQEITPNLNKLLQDSFYFPHVYMMVGQGNTADAEFITNTSLYTAPHGASSQTYGGKELPSLPKLLKAHGYTARTFHTNDIVFWNRQQLYSALGFDKYYDDDYFGHDDFVMFGASDEVLYRKTVEELSRLDKAGEKVYASIISMSSHHPFDLPVNKRKIKLPAEYDDTFVGNYLYAVNYADYALGELIADLQKEGLWDKSMLFLYGDHMGLPINSLDHQDKKLLRSMLGKTYRYNTMMNIPLIVTIPGVSKQTTFAQVGGQIDFMPTIANLLGVSIDNQVYFGQDLLNHRHNLLPERYYLPTGSFINDDVIYIPGVSFQDGTTIGLKDGKLGGSRSEDKDDFQRALKLLLMSDSYVNSLPEHKP, encoded by the coding sequence TTGCCGTTGAAATGGAAGCCTTTTTTGACGAGCCCTTTCTTTGCCTTTTTCCTGATCATGCTCATCAAGCTTTACTTTGCCCGACTGATCATCTTTCAAGACTCCAATTTGTTCCAATCCGCATTGGTTGAACTTCCGTCGCTGTTCATCGTTTTTTCGCTGATCGAATGGCTTGCGCACAAGGGCAAGGTGCTCATCTATATCGTTGTCGATTTTGTCATTACCGCTGTCTATTTTGCCGCTATTATGTACAATAAGTATTTTGGCGTAGTGGTCACCTATCGCGCGCTGCAGCAGGCCAACCAGGTAATGGAAGTCAAACCGAGCGTGATGCAGCTTTTGCATCCTTATTTTCTTTTCATTTTTACGGATATTGTTTTGCTTTTTGCTTTGCTTGTTTTTGTCAAACCGATGCGCAGGTGGGGAAAAAATGCGATCCGCGTGCGCCCGCTCGCGGCGTCGGTCATTTTGTGCGTTTCGCTGGCGTTAAGCCTGTTCAACGTAACTGCGCATGCCAATATCGTAAACGATATCAAGCGCGCGGAAAAAATGGGCTTGATCAACTATGAGGTGTATACGATTTTTGCCGATATGCATCAGGATTATCTGGACCCGGCGACGATCACAAGGGCGGCCATCGAGCAGGAAAAGGGAATTGCCGGCGAAAACTCGCGGAATTACTGGGCCGTAGCGCAAGGCCGGCATTTATTGGTGCTGCAGATCGAGGCGCTGCAAAACTTTCCGCTCGGACTGAAAGTCGGAGGACAGGAGATAACGCCAAATTTGAACAAGCTGCTCCAAGACAGCTTCTATTTTCCGCACGTGTACATGATGGTCGGGCAGGGGAACACCGCGGACGCCGAATTTATAACCAACACGTCGCTGTACACGGCTCCGCATGGCGCGTCCAGCCAAACATACGGCGGAAAAGAGCTGCCCAGCCTGCCGAAGCTGCTGAAGGCGCACGGGTACACCGCGCGGACGTTCCACACGAACGACATCGTGTTCTGGAACCGGCAGCAATTGTACAGCGCCCTGGGGTTTGACAAGTATTACGATGACGACTATTTCGGCCATGACGATTTCGTCATGTTCGGCGCCTCCGATGAAGTGCTGTACCGCAAAACGGTGGAGGAATTGTCCCGATTGGACAAGGCGGGCGAAAAAGTATACGCCAGCATAATTTCCATGTCCAGCCACCATCCGTTCGATCTGCCGGTGAACAAACGAAAAATCAAACTCCCGGCGGAATACGACGATACGTTCGTCGGGAATTACCTGTATGCGGTCAATTATGCGGATTACGCTCTGGGCGAACTGATTGCCGATTTGCAAAAGGAGGGCCTGTGGGACAAATCCATGCTGTTTCTGTACGGTGACCATATGGGTTTGCCGATCAATTCGCTGGATCATCAGGACAAAAAATTGCTGCGGAGCATGCTTGGCAAAACGTACCGCTATAATACGATGATGAATATTCCGCTTATCGTTACGATTCCGGGCGTAAGCAAGCAAACGACGTTCGCGCAGGTGGGCGGTCAAATCGATTTTATGCCGACGATCGCCAATCTGCTGGGAGTTTCTATTGACAATCAAGTATATTTCGGGCAGGATCTGCTGAACCACCGGCACAATTTGCTGCCGGAGCGTTATTATTTGCCGACGGGATCGTTTATCAACGACGATGTGATTTATATTCCCGGCGTGTCATTTCAGGACGGCACCACGATCGGTCTGAAAGACGGCAAATTGGGAGGCAGCAGAAGCGAGGACAAGGATGATTTTCAGCGGGCGTTGAAACTTTTGCTCATGTCGGACAGCTATGTAAATTCCTTGCCGGAACACAAGCCATAA